The DNA window CACATTTTAAACATATTAAATGATGATGTTGATGATCATCCTCATTCGTATTCAATTCATATCTGCTACATCCATCATCAAAGTTTATTTTTGAAATTACATCTAATTCATCAAGAAGCTGCAAAGTTCTATATACTGTAGCCAAACCAATCTCAGGACAGTTTTCCTTAACCATATCATAAATTTCTTCCGTGCTTAGATGCTTTCCTTGATTTTCAATAATGGTATCTAAAGTAGCTCTTCTTTGGGGTGTTAACTTATATCCTTTTTCCTTTAGCTTATCTTTTAAATTTTCCATAATTTCCTTCACTTTAGCACCTTCTTTTTCAATTAATAATCTCTCTTATATGGAATAGTTTAATTCTAAATCCTATAAAAGTCAAGGAGTTTTTCTATTCTCTGGATATGAATACTGATTTTTCTAAATATAAAATCACTTGTTGCACTTTTCAAATTTCAAAGTACATCCTTTACAATCTTCACATTTATGCTGCTTTTTTAATAGTGTATAACACCTTGGACATCGAATACTTTCTGAATCTTTTATGATATTCCCACATGTTTTACAAACAATATGCATTATATCATCTCCTAAAAAACGCAATATTTTTTTAATTGATATACTTTTTCAATTACATTTTGTTTTGCATTTATCCATTTCCATAAAACAAAACTATGATCTTAATGATCATAGCTTCTACTCTTCTTTAAATAATTCTTCGTAAGCCCCAATCACTTGATTTAATTCTTCTTCATCTTGAATATTTTCAAGAACCTCTTCCCCATCCTCTTCAATTACTTTGAAAATAACTACTCCCTCATCATCGTTTTCATCTATAGGAGCAAGGATTACATACTCAGTATCTTCAACCTTTAAGCTTGCAATAATTTCAAATTCTGTTTCTTTTCCATTCTCATCTAAAAGTGTTATGATATTTTCATTTTCCATTCTAATCACCTCTTTATTATTTTTGAGCATCTAAATAACCTTGTAAAATATATGTTGCTGCAATCATATCGATTACTTTTTTTCTTTTCTTTCTACTCACATCTCCACTGATCAACATTCTTTCAGCAGCTACTGTTGTTAATCTTTCATCCCATAAAATAATCTCAACTTTAAATCGTTTTTTTAAATCCTCAACAAATTCTAAAACTTTCTCTCCCTGTGGACCTATACTACCATTCATATTTTTAGGTAGCCCAACAACTATTTTTGTTATTTCTTTTTCCTCAATAAGTTCTCCAACTCTCCTATAATCAGCCTTTTTATTTGTCCTTCTTATGGTTTCGATTCCCTGAGCTGTCCATCCTAGTGCATCACTTGCAGCAACTCCTACTGTCTTATCTCCTACATCTAGTCCCATTATTCTCATCATTCACCCTCATCTCTATACAATTTTTATACAAAACTGTGGACAGTAACTACTACAATACCCACAAAGGACACATTTATCCGTATCTACAACAACTCTTTCATTTACTATATTTAATGCATGGTGTTTGCAGTGTTTCACACAACTTCCACATTTTTCACACCAATCATCTATATGTAATCTTCTTGGTTTTTTAGAAATTTTATTTAAAACTTCATCTGGAACTTGTTCTCCACTAAACTTTAAGACATTGGCAACAACTTCCTCTTTTGTTTGCATGCCAACAGCTATTGAATGCAGTTCGTTAATATTTATGGCATAATCTAAGCTTTCATCTACAGAGTGAATCAAATTGCCTCCACCAATAGGCTTCATTCCATAGATGCCTTTCCCATTTTTATACGCTTCTTTTATAGCTTTTAACATTTCATCGCGACTTCCATCTTGAATCCCTATGCCCTTTATATTAATAATAGGATGAATTACATCTATTTCTTCCATTTTTGCTGCAGCTTCTACTGCTCGAATTGTGTGAGTAGATATGCCTACAGCTCTTATTATACCCATCTCTTTCATTTTTAAATAATATTTTAACGCTTCATAATGTCCTCTTAAAGTATGTTCACTTTCCTGTTCATGTAATAAAAAAATATCTATTGTATCTCTATTTAATTCTGTCAACGCTTCATCTAAACTTTTCTTAGCTGTTTCTTCATCATAAGCATATGATTTTGAAGCAATAACAATATCTTTTTTCTCACAAATTTCTAAAGCTCTTTTTATATAAGGATAAGTTTTATATAACTGAGCTGTATCTATAAAATTTACCCCTCTATTAAAAGCTTCAGCTATTACCTCTGCACCTACTTCAATTGGTAGATTAGCCTGTAGAGGTCCTACTGTTAGTCCTCCAAAGCACATTCTTGATACTTTTATTCCTGTATTCCCTAATACTCTATATTCCATAATATACGCCTAACTTTCTTCTTTTATCGTAAAAAATGTAAGATATAATATGCTCATGGCTAAAAAGATAATCCCTGTTGCTGCAGCAACTACCCCTGAATCATTTACAAAAAATGCTACAACACACGCCATGACAATGCCAGACCAACCAATTGATAAATTTGGATATAAATTGGTTAGCTTATAAAGGGTTCCTACGGGTCTGTAAAATAATGTAGCAAGTATTAAAATAGCCGACATTAATACTTTACTCCATATGGTAACACCAATTAATCTTAGATTCATTGCAATTTTTCTTTTTAGGATTAAGAATATGGCACTAGGTCCCCCTTGTAGAATTTGTTGCACCGCTCCTGCTAAATGAGATTGACTCTTGATTAATTTTATATCTATGAAAGCCATAAATGCTACAACAAATACAATACAGATTCCAATAAGTATGAGTTGTTTTAGCTTTATTTTAACATTATATAATCTCAAAGATACAAAAGTAAATGCAGCTACAGCAGTCATGGTTCCTCCTACATTTGCTCCTAATTTTGGAAATCCAATAATTAATATGGTTCCACCAAAAATTAAAATGGACCATAACTTATTTAATTTAAATCTATCCATAATTATTGTAGCACATACTAACGTTGATCCAATTAAAACACCCATATACTCATTTCCTATACCATAATATCTTGCACCAATAATAGGATCATACCCTAATAATGAACTTTTCATTAAATTAGCACCCATACAAATATCCAAAAGTAATCCTGTGGTAGTAATAAAAGATAATATGAATAAACTATCTAGCGTATGTTTACTAACCTTTTTTGTAATATACGTAATCAAAATAGTTAGTCCGATAGATAAAATATAAGTTAAAATAAGATTTTTGACATGAAACAAAGGGAGTATTAATAGGACAAAAGGTACGGCCATAGTACTTAGTAAAATATTTTTAAAGTATCCTACCATTTTATTATTGATCTTGCCTTCTAATAAAATCATCATTAGTCCTATAAGAGACACTAATATTTCAAATACTGCAAAGCTAGATAAAACAGGGTATCTATTTTCTGATGTACTTACCACCTGATGATTTAACTCCATCAAAAAATTATAATTATCATCTTTGCTATGAAATTGAACAGCTCTTCCACTCATATTTTCATGATCTGTCCCAAGATATTCTGTAATAGAAGGTGCAATATCTACATTTCCAATGATTCCTATTCTTCTTGTAGTACTTGAAGTTAAAACCCCTTTGCTGATTCCATCACCATAAACTATAACAGGTGTTAGCATATTTCCATTTTTTATATCATCATAAGCTGGATAGGGTGTGACCAATACTATTCTCGTATTATTACTATCTATATTTTTTAGTAACTCACTAATAAAAAGATTCACGTCTTTTAATATCTTTGATTTTTGATTTAAATACATTTCATCAGATAGATTCGGTCTATATCTTTCTAATCTACCAATATCAGTAACATCGATTACTGTCAATTGAGATTTTTTATATGTACTTTTAAAAATCTCCAACATGTTTTTATAGTTACTTTTTAATCCAAAAGGATATGTTGCATCTTCCTCCAAAATTTTCTGTCCAATACTACCATAATCTACATACCCCTTATAATCCATTGCAATAGTTGGTGCTAAACGAATAAACTTATCCTCATAGTCACCATTTCCTATTACAGCTGTTTTCATTCCATGATCATGAAGGGCTTGTCCAAGAGATCCAGGAATTGCTCCATATTGACCTTTTTCATTTAATTTAATAAGTCTAGTCATATCTAAATTGATAATTCCTGTACTTGGAAGTTCTATGCCTGTCCTTCTTAAATAGATAGATTTGACCTTATCATTCACTTCAAAAGAACCTACTGAATTGGAAGAAGCTTCTGCTCTTACCCCTGCTCCTATAGTTGCGTAAGCTTTATAAGTATTTGCTTTTGTTGAAGTTCTATTATTCATTAGAGCAATAGCTCCATCCTCTATTAACTCATTGACAGCACTCATATTATATAATTCTTCATAATTTATCTCATTCATTACGATTAAGACAACCTTTTTATTGTCCTTTGCATATGAAAAAGAAGTTATCATCATGAATAGGATCATAATAACTATAAATATTCTAGATATCTTTTTTTTCAACTTATCTCTCTCCTACTTATTTTCTAAATAACTCTTTAAAATTTCTTCTAATAATTCATCTCTTTCTACTTGTCTGATTAAACTTCTTGCATTATTATAGCTTGTAATATAAGTAGGATCTCCTGATAAAATATATCCTACTAACTGGTTAATGGGATTGTATCCTTTTTCCTTTAAAGATTTATGGACGCTTTTTAAAATTTCTTCTATTTCATTAATCTTTTCTTTATCCACTTTAAATTTCATTGTAAAATTTGATTGATCACTCATATTTTTACACTCCTTTCTTACATCTATATTATATATTCTCTTTAAATCTACATAATCCTTCTAATTGAATGGACGAAAGTTTGCTTTTAAACCTTCGCCCACTACTTATTATGACTATTTTACTTGTTCTTTTACAAAATTCATTACTTGTTCTAGTGCTTCATCAATTTTAGATACATCTTTTGCTCCTGCTTGTGCCATGGTTGGTTTTCCACCACCACCACCACCTGCTATTTTGGCAACTTGTCTAATCATATTTCCTGCATGAATGCCTTTCTTAACAGCATCCTCCGTTGCCATAGCAATGAAATTACCCTTATTATCTTTTTCAGTTGCTAATACTACAATACCTGTTCCTAATTTATCTTTTAGCTGATCTCCTAATTTTCTTAAACTGTCCATATCAAGTCCTGACAACTTATATCTTATCACTTTTATGTTGTTGATTTCAACTGCTGTTGCTAATATTTCATCTACTGCTCCTTTTGCCAGCTTATTTTTAAGAATTTCTACTTCCTTATGTGCTACTCTTAATTCACTTACTAAATTTTCTACCTTCGTTACAATCTCATTTGGATTACTCTTTAAAATTTGGGCTATCTCTTTCATTTTTAATTCTTGCTGATTTATATATTCATATGCTTTATGACCAGTAACTGCCTCAATTCTTCTAATACCAGCAGCAACGCCACCTTCACTAATAATTTTAAATAATCCTACTTGACTTGTATTATTCAAATGAGTTCCGCCACATAATTCTATACTATAATCCCCCATAGTTACTACACGTACAACCTCTCCATACTTTTCACCAAAAAGGGCAGTTGCACCTTTTTTCTTTGCTTCCTTAATCCCCATTTCTTCTGCTAAAACAGTTAAGCTTTGAAGAACCTTTTGATTTACAATTTTTTCAATCTTTTCTAATTCATCTTCTGTAAGTCCTTGGAAATGGGTAAAGTCAAATCTTAGTCTCTCTGGTGTAACTAAAGAACCAGATTGTTCTACATGATTCCCTAACACATTTCTTAAAGCAGCTTGTAATAAATGGGTTGCTGTATGATTTCTTGCAGAGCTCATTCTGTTTTCTATATCAATACAAGATTTAACAGTTCCATTAACGAATACCTTTCCTTCTAAAACTTCACCTATATGCAATATTTTTTGATTATTTTTTCTACAAGCAGTTATTTTTATTTTACATTCTTCGTTAAATAATACTCCATGATCTCCTACTTGGCCTCCACCTTCAGGGTAAAATGGTGTTTCATCTAATATAATCGTAACCTCATCACCCTTTTGAGCAGCCTCTACTATTTCACCTGATTTTACTATTGCTATAACCTTTGAATCCATTTCGTATTCTTTATACCCTTTAAATTGTGATTTTATATTTTCATCTAACTTTGCATATACATCTTCTTTCCATCCCATATCTTCATTGTTACGTCTTGCATTTCTTGCTCTTTCTCTTTGCTTTTCCATTTCAGCTTTGAAGCCTTTTTCATCAGCA is part of the Crassaminicella profunda genome and encodes:
- a CDS encoding Fur family transcriptional regulator gives rise to the protein MENLKDKLKEKGYKLTPQRRATLDTIIENQGKHLSTEEIYDMVKENCPEIGLATVYRTLQLLDELDVISKINFDDGCSRYELNTNEDDHQHHHLICLKCGDVIEVEVDLMETLEEEIENNYDFKISDHKVKFFGYCSKCQ
- a CDS encoding DUF1292 domain-containing protein; the protein is MENENIITLLDENGKETEFEIIASLKVEDTEYVILAPIDENDDEGVVIFKVIEEDGEEVLENIQDEEELNQVIGAYEELFKEE
- the ruvX gene encoding Holliday junction resolvase RuvX, which produces MRIMGLDVGDKTVGVAASDALGWTAQGIETIRRTNKKADYRRVGELIEEKEITKIVVGLPKNMNGSIGPQGEKVLEFVEDLKKRFKVEIILWDERLTTVAAERMLISGDVSRKKRKKVIDMIAATYILQGYLDAQK
- a CDS encoding aldo/keto reductase, which codes for MEYRVLGNTGIKVSRMCFGGLTVGPLQANLPIEVGAEVIAEAFNRGVNFIDTAQLYKTYPYIKRALEICEKKDIVIASKSYAYDEETAKKSLDEALTELNRDTIDIFLLHEQESEHTLRGHYEALKYYLKMKEMGIIRAVGISTHTIRAVEAAAKMEEIDVIHPIINIKGIGIQDGSRDEMLKAIKEAYKNGKGIYGMKPIGGGNLIHSVDESLDYAININELHSIAVGMQTKEEVVANVLKFSGEQVPDEVLNKISKKPRRLHIDDWCEKCGSCVKHCKHHALNIVNERVVVDTDKCVLCGYCSSYCPQFCIKIV
- a CDS encoding IreB family regulatory phosphoprotein, whose product is MSDQSNFTMKFKVDKEKINEIEEILKSVHKSLKEKGYNPINQLVGYILSGDPTYITSYNNARSLIRQVERDELLEEILKSYLENK
- the alaS gene encoding alanine--tRNA ligase gives rise to the protein MEKMSLNEIRKQFLDFFESKDHYVRASYSLVPENDKSLLLINAGMAPLKNYFMGTEIPPKKRMSTCQKCIRTGDIENVGKTARHATFFEMLGNFSFGDYFKNESIAWGWEFVTKYLKFPVEKLWVTVYEKDDEAYEIWEKKIGIDPGKIVRLGKEDNFWEIGVGPCGPCSEIYYDRGEKYGCGNPDCKPGCECDRYIEFWNHVFTQFDKDENGNYNPLPNPNIDTGMGLERMACIMQGVDSIFEIDTIKHILNKVLEISGQKYGQGNEKTDVSIRIVTDHIRSVTFMVCDGIMPSNEGRGYVLRRLLRRAARHGKLLGIKGEFLTQLVDSVLEVSSGAYPELLERKEYIKKVITIEEERFQETIDQGSEILKGYMEELKGENKNILSGENAFRLYDTYGFPLELTKEILEEENMTADEKGFKAEMEKQRERARNARRNNEDMGWKEDVYAKLDENIKSQFKGYKEYEMDSKVIAIVKSGEIVEAAQKGDEVTIILDETPFYPEGGGQVGDHGVLFNEECKIKITACRKNNQKILHIGEVLEGKVFVNGTVKSCIDIENRMSSARNHTATHLLQAALRNVLGNHVEQSGSLVTPERLRFDFTHFQGLTEDELEKIEKIVNQKVLQSLTVLAEEMGIKEAKKKGATALFGEKYGEVVRVVTMGDYSIELCGGTHLNNTSQVGLFKIISEGGVAAGIRRIEAVTGHKAYEYINQQELKMKEIAQILKSNPNEIVTKVENLVSELRVAHKEVEILKNKLAKGAVDEILATAVEINNIKVIRYKLSGLDMDSLRKLGDQLKDKLGTGIVVLATEKDNKGNFIAMATEDAVKKGIHAGNMIRQVAKIAGGGGGGKPTMAQAGAKDVSKIDEALEQVMNFVKEQVK